A part of Paenibacillus sp. 481 genomic DNA contains:
- the mdh gene encoding malate dehydrogenase, which produces MAIRRNKITVVGAGFTGATTALMIAQKELGDVVLVDIPQLENPTKGKALDMLEASPVQGFDSNIIGTSNYEDAQGSNVVIITAGIARKPGMSRDDLVNTNAGIVRSVCENVKKYCPDSYVIILSNPVDAMTYVANETLGFPKNRVIGQSGVLDTARYCTFIAQELNVSVEDVRGVVLGGHGDDMVPLVRYTNVGGVPIEKLIPQERIDAIVQRTRVGGGEIVNLLGNGSAYYAPAASLVQMTEAILKDKKRILPVIALLQGEYGYDNLFMGVIAVLGGDGIEKIIEVELTADEKAALDKSAQSVRNVIQVVNA; this is translated from the coding sequence ATGGCAATTCGACGTAACAAGATTACAGTAGTTGGCGCTGGTTTCACTGGCGCGACGACAGCATTGATGATCGCTCAAAAAGAACTTGGAGATGTCGTACTCGTTGACATTCCACAGTTGGAGAACCCTACAAAAGGTAAAGCGCTCGATATGTTGGAAGCAAGCCCAGTTCAAGGCTTTGACAGCAACATTATCGGTACTTCCAACTATGAAGATGCGCAAGGTTCTAACGTAGTTATCATTACTGCAGGTATTGCACGCAAGCCTGGCATGAGCCGTGATGATTTGGTTAATACGAACGCGGGTATCGTAAGATCAGTTTGCGAAAACGTGAAAAAGTATTGCCCAGATTCCTACGTTATTATTTTGAGCAATCCTGTAGATGCAATGACTTACGTTGCAAATGAGACACTCGGTTTCCCTAAAAACCGTGTCATCGGTCAATCCGGCGTGTTAGATACAGCTCGTTACTGTACGTTTATCGCACAAGAGTTGAACGTTTCGGTTGAAGACGTGCGTGGTGTCGTATTGGGCGGCCACGGCGACGATATGGTTCCACTCGTTCGTTATACGAACGTAGGCGGCGTGCCAATCGAGAAGCTGATTCCGCAAGAGCGTATCGATGCAATCGTACAACGCACGCGCGTTGGCGGTGGCGAAATCGTGAACTTGCTCGGCAACGGCAGCGCATACTATGCGCCAGCAGCTTCGCTTGTGCAAATGACAGAAGCGATTTTGAAAGATAAGAAGCGCATCTTGCCTGTTATTGCGCTGCTGCAAGGCGAATATGGCTATGACAACCTGTTTATGGGCGTAATAGCTGTATTGGGCGGCGACGGTATCGAGAAAATTATCGAGGTTGAATTGACGGCAGACGAGAAAGCTGCGTTGGACAAGTCCGCGCAGTCAGTCCGCAACGTTATTCAAGTCGTTAATGCATAA
- the yfbR gene encoding 5'-deoxynucleotidase: MSHFFAYMYRLKHIERWSLMRNTTRDNVAEHSFHVAMTTHMLCTIANVVFGKAVNSGMAVTIALFHDATEVFTGDIPTPVKHHNPKILANFREIEHLAAERLISMIPAELQPTYAALIDAKQEDELRQYVKAADLLDAYVKCAFELCAGNREFAVAKRQTEQKLKQLAMPEVDYFLQKLAPSLEMTLDEMSNP; this comes from the coding sequence ATTAGCCACTTTTTCGCCTATATGTACAGGCTTAAACATATTGAACGGTGGAGCTTGATGCGCAATACAACTCGCGACAACGTTGCAGAGCATTCGTTCCATGTGGCGATGACGACCCACATGCTATGTACGATCGCGAACGTCGTGTTCGGCAAAGCGGTGAACAGCGGCATGGCGGTCACGATCGCGTTGTTTCATGACGCGACCGAAGTGTTTACGGGCGATATCCCCACCCCAGTTAAGCATCACAATCCCAAAATATTAGCTAATTTTCGGGAAATTGAGCATTTAGCAGCTGAACGGCTCATTAGTATGATTCCTGCGGAGCTGCAACCGACCTATGCGGCGCTTATTGATGCCAAGCAAGAGGATGAGCTGCGGCAATACGTAAAAGCAGCCGATTTGCTGGATGCATATGTAAAATGCGCGTTTGAATTGTGCGCAGGCAATCGTGAATTCGCCGTGGCCAAGCGGCAAACGGAGCAAAAATTAAAGCAGCTCGCCATGCCAGAGGTAGATTACTTTTTGCAAAAGCTTGCACCGAGCTTGGAGATGACCTTAGATGAAATGTCAAACCCGTAG
- the ade gene encoding adenine deaminase — MNNQTDNSTYNTNHSNPIDKDKLQQRLAASSKRKPADIVIRNGRIIDVFNLELIEGDIAITDGVIVGIGNYEGQQIIDAAGRYISPAFIDAHVHIESSMVTPPEFARAVIPHGVTTVIADPHEIANVSGADGIQFMLDASERIPLDVFMMLPSCVPATPFEHAGARLEAEHLRPFYGHPRVLGLAEVMDYPSVQNGAADMVDKLADAWHNGGYIDGHCAGLSNEALQVLRTGGIRTDHECVAAAEAKERLRNGMYVLMREGSVAKDVKALAPVVTPYNARRFMFCTDDKHLDELLHEGSIDHNVRLAIASGIAPLQAIQMASLNAAECYGLSLKGAVAAGYEADLLFLDDLDNLSIAQVYKQGRLVAENGHYVGPQLPQPSIPQQLLQTVRLPHLDETMFRIELEPASPRHVENAGQLTEQQHRCHVIGIEPNSLITKHLIEEVTVREGFFQPSIVNDQLTLAVLERHHLTGNVGVGIVKGFKLTAGAIASTVAHDSHNLVVAGTNHEDMVAAAQAVQQMNGGLVVVQNGQVLASLRLSLCGLISTDSYTEVLAQLDQLHQALIQVGAATAFHPFVTLSFLCLPVIPELKLTDMGLFDFRSFSHIPVAATEAQLTT, encoded by the coding sequence ATGAACAACCAGACGGATAACTCAACGTATAACACTAACCATTCTAATCCTATCGACAAAGACAAATTGCAGCAACGACTGGCTGCATCAAGCAAACGTAAACCCGCGGACATCGTGATTCGTAACGGACGCATCATAGATGTGTTTAATTTAGAACTTATTGAAGGTGATATTGCCATCACAGATGGGGTCATTGTTGGGATCGGCAACTACGAAGGGCAACAAATCATCGACGCTGCGGGGCGTTACATCTCCCCTGCCTTTATAGATGCTCATGTGCATATTGAATCTTCCATGGTCACGCCACCGGAATTTGCTCGTGCGGTCATTCCACACGGCGTCACGACCGTTATCGCGGACCCGCATGAGATCGCCAACGTATCAGGGGCAGACGGCATTCAATTTATGCTAGACGCATCCGAACGTATACCGTTGGACGTATTTATGATGCTGCCTTCATGTGTTCCTGCAACACCTTTTGAACATGCTGGCGCACGGTTGGAGGCAGAGCATTTACGCCCCTTCTATGGACATCCCCGTGTTCTAGGGTTAGCTGAAGTGATGGATTACCCGTCCGTGCAAAATGGAGCTGCGGATATGGTAGATAAGTTGGCCGACGCTTGGCACAATGGCGGCTATATTGATGGGCATTGCGCTGGGCTGAGCAATGAAGCGCTGCAAGTGTTACGAACGGGCGGCATTCGGACGGATCACGAATGTGTCGCAGCTGCTGAGGCGAAAGAACGGCTGCGCAATGGCATGTATGTGCTTATGCGTGAGGGCTCGGTCGCCAAAGATGTGAAGGCGCTTGCGCCCGTCGTTACACCGTACAATGCACGCCGCTTTATGTTCTGTACAGATGACAAACATTTGGACGAGCTGCTACACGAGGGCAGCATTGACCATAATGTACGGCTGGCGATTGCGAGCGGGATTGCTCCGCTACAGGCGATTCAAATGGCTTCCTTAAATGCTGCAGAATGCTACGGTTTAAGTCTTAAGGGAGCGGTGGCAGCTGGCTATGAGGCAGATTTGCTCTTCCTTGATGATTTAGACAACTTGTCTATCGCTCAAGTATATAAACAAGGCCGTCTTGTCGCTGAAAATGGGCACTATGTTGGGCCTCAATTGCCACAACCTAGTATCCCGCAACAGTTACTACAAACCGTGCGGCTGCCGCACTTGGATGAGACGATGTTCCGGATCGAACTGGAACCAGCTAGTCCGAGGCACGTTGAGAACGCTGGACAGCTGACGGAGCAGCAGCATCGTTGTCATGTTATTGGCATTGAGCCTAACAGCTTGATTACGAAGCATCTGATTGAGGAAGTGACGGTGCGTGAAGGCTTCTTCCAGCCATCCATAGTTAACGATCAATTAACGTTAGCCGTTCTGGAAAGACATCATCTGACTGGCAACGTCGGTGTCGGTATCGTCAAAGGATTCAAACTTACAGCTGGAGCAATTGCTTCCACGGTCGCGCATGATTCACATAACTTAGTCGTAGCGGGCACTAACCATGAAGACATGGTGGCAGCAGCTCAAGCTGTACAGCAAATGAACGGTGGCCTAGTCGTTGTACAAAATGGTCAAGTGCTTGCATCGCTGCGTTTGTCATTGTGCGGACTTATTTCAACCGACAGTTACACAGAGGTACTGGCTCAACTCGATCAGTTGCACCAAGCTTTGATACAGGTCGGCGCAGCAACAGCGTTTCATCCGTTTGTAACGTTGTCGTTTTTATGCTTACCCGTCATTCCAGAACTGAAGCTTACCGATATGGGCTTGTTTGATTTCCGCTCATTTTCACATATTCCGGTTGCTGCAACCGAAGCTCAGTTAACAACGTAA
- the ytvI gene encoding sporulation integral membrane protein YtvI yields MSAINYSLLHRIFRAVWVSIVIIAIVMLMYFSFPILYPFLVAWLLAYMMNPFVRLLEHRASFPRWVAVTTALILFLIVITLAVYVFTTKIVEEAWFIAGIVQEQIVWWSGVANQYVHSAEFQQLLADLNNTIGLQEIKETLSQYTSTVANVGTTIVAFVFNLLKSTILVLPNFALITVIVMVATFLISKDWHKITAKGASLVPDKARRSISIVLRDIQHGVFGYLKVTFILSAISAFIFLIGLLILDVKYALTIAIIGGIVDLIPIVGIPAIVVPWACIAYLNGNTYLGTGMLLLWLAILVVRQSIEPKLYATNLGLHPLLLLISLFAGLKLLGVAGIFLGIISLVILTALYKANVFRDVTRYIMTGRFFKENSTDKS; encoded by the coding sequence ATGTCCGCAATCAACTACTCATTGTTACATCGAATTTTTCGTGCTGTGTGGGTGAGCATCGTCATCATTGCCATTGTCATGCTTATGTATTTCAGCTTTCCCATTTTGTATCCTTTTCTCGTCGCGTGGCTACTTGCTTACATGATGAACCCGTTTGTGCGGCTACTAGAGCATCGGGCTTCGTTCCCTCGCTGGGTTGCCGTGACTACAGCTCTCATCTTGTTTCTCATCGTCATCACGTTAGCGGTGTACGTATTTACGACTAAAATAGTCGAAGAAGCCTGGTTTATTGCCGGCATCGTCCAAGAACAGATCGTATGGTGGAGCGGTGTAGCTAATCAATATGTTCATTCCGCTGAATTCCAGCAGTTGCTGGCCGATTTAAACAATACGATTGGCTTACAAGAAATTAAGGAGACATTGTCGCAGTATACGAGCACAGTCGCTAACGTCGGCACCACGATCGTCGCCTTTGTATTCAACCTGCTGAAATCAACGATTCTTGTGCTTCCTAATTTTGCATTGATTACAGTCATTGTCATGGTAGCGACGTTTCTCATAAGCAAAGACTGGCACAAAATCACGGCTAAAGGTGCTTCTCTCGTTCCAGACAAAGCACGTCGCTCGATTTCTATCGTATTGCGCGACATTCAACACGGCGTGTTTGGCTACTTAAAAGTCACGTTCATTTTATCAGCCATATCAGCTTTTATATTTTTGATTGGGTTGCTTATTTTGGATGTTAAATATGCACTTACGATCGCCATTATTGGCGGTATCGTCGATCTCATCCCGATCGTAGGTATTCCTGCTATCGTTGTACCTTGGGCTTGTATCGCGTATTTAAACGGCAATACGTATCTGGGCACGGGAATGCTCTTGTTATGGTTAGCCATTCTCGTCGTGAGACAATCGATTGAGCCTAAGCTGTATGCCACGAATCTGGGTCTGCATCCGCTACTGCTGCTTATTTCTTTGTTTGCCGGATTAAAATTACTTGGAGTGGCCGGCATTTTTCTCGGCATTATTTCACTCGTTATTTTGACGGCTTTGTACAAAGCGAACGTGTTCCGCGATGTAACTCGCTACATCATGACAGGCCGTTTTTTTAAGGAGAATAGTACTGATAAGTCCTAG